From a region of the Nitrospira sp. genome:
- a CDS encoding PAS domain S-box protein, with the protein MALWSRSHSLQQKIIAAIVMVGLLPLTLLLALIYVEERRALRESTGTNFKEVAVEAARRIEMHVTRGMNEAQQLATTPFLRTAVSEANRTYEGKDAQSISEIIKDWQQRWGQRDKRSEFPLFVNRIVTNYLIRWHEIRKSDYVGILVADGQGALVVSSIPQVEYSYAKTAWWQAVVRGGSQQPYVSEIAFDPAFGTHVVVVAAPILDDQRRSVIGTVAILLRRDTLFQSIAEASFGATGHAMLLASDGGVVICPVLGPEAHFVDAELINALSGTKPGWALAADDSHGSKNALIGFAPVRFADQLANGSLGGKHWSTVVRQDPGETFAPLGELMAKVLSLGAVVLIGLGGIGVVVARRIARPIRLLQEGVQQIGSGRLEQRLELKTGDEIEGLAQAFNQMAHNLQRSFGQLEQRMTEVRQLEEKYRDLIEHAPEMICQLDRGGRLVHINKTGLDKLGYTHDEMMGMKLWELVPSGRESQVLHYLERLVSQGQSSMETVLLAKDSRPIDVEIHATALFDQARGGLVHSRAFVRDVTERRRLEQELQRYTVGLEQAVSERTRQLTVSQARYKALFDFVADSVFMVSATGAVVAVNEREAQVLGYGESEIIGKHILDIVPDAYHQAFNDWLCDVSTEQRQVATQEITVYHADRHEIPVEMDLIRVGGTEQGLVMVQLRDITDRKKLERQLQSYREDLELKVRERTREIEDTKQYLENLLENANDVIYTLDLDQQFTYVNSKVNAWGYRKDDLIGRPYLSLLSRRHRGRRLKNTLDIGAKQVYEVEVVTRLGEARAVMVSVSPLQGADGEILGVLGIARDMTETKKLERQIRNAEKLASIGKLAAGVAHEINNPLGGILNCLYNLRKGTPSPARQEEYWASMEHGVRRVQKIVRQLLDFSQQHEPEYSPADINRIVEQVLALTTHLFAPNQIRLETFPGHGLPNVMVDRHMIEQVLMNLILNAVQAMKNGGVLTIRTSVAEGVCRVDVQDTGSGIPASVLPRVFDPFFTTKGEGEGTGLGLSVNLGIVERHGGKILVESEVGKGTTFTLCLPVSRERSLAEKEA; encoded by the coding sequence ATGGCACTCTGGAGCCGGTCTCACAGTCTCCAGCAGAAGATCATCGCAGCGATTGTGATGGTCGGTCTCCTGCCGCTTACCCTCCTGCTGGCCCTGATCTATGTAGAAGAACGGCGTGCCTTGCGTGAGTCGACGGGGACGAATTTCAAGGAAGTGGCTGTCGAAGCCGCCCGTCGGATCGAAATGCACGTCACCCGGGGCATGAACGAAGCCCAGCAGCTTGCGACCACGCCCTTCCTTCGTACCGCCGTCTCGGAAGCCAACCGGACGTACGAAGGCAAGGATGCTCAGAGTATTTCGGAGATCATCAAGGATTGGCAACAGCGGTGGGGACAGCGTGACAAGCGAAGCGAGTTCCCGCTCTTCGTCAACCGAATTGTGACCAATTACTTGATCCGATGGCACGAGATTCGAAAATCTGATTATGTCGGCATTTTGGTTGCCGATGGACAAGGCGCGTTGGTCGTCAGTTCTATTCCCCAGGTTGAATACTCCTATGCCAAGACAGCCTGGTGGCAGGCGGTGGTGAGGGGCGGCAGCCAGCAGCCCTACGTGAGCGAAATCGCCTTTGATCCCGCCTTTGGCACGCACGTGGTCGTCGTCGCGGCGCCGATCCTTGATGATCAACGCCGGTCTGTGATCGGAACCGTGGCCATCCTGCTTCGGCGCGACACATTGTTTCAGTCCATTGCCGAAGCGTCGTTCGGTGCGACGGGTCATGCCATGCTGTTGGCTTCAGACGGGGGCGTCGTCATTTGTCCTGTGCTCGGGCCTGAGGCCCACTTCGTCGACGCGGAATTGATCAACGCGCTGAGCGGGACGAAACCAGGATGGGCCCTGGCTGCCGACGATTCGCATGGCAGCAAGAATGCCCTCATCGGGTTTGCGCCGGTGCGATTTGCCGATCAGCTCGCAAACGGTAGTCTCGGCGGGAAACATTGGAGCACGGTCGTGCGTCAGGATCCAGGGGAAACGTTTGCCCCGCTAGGTGAGTTGATGGCCAAGGTCTTGTCGCTCGGCGCAGTGGTGCTGATCGGGCTTGGAGGAATTGGGGTCGTCGTTGCCCGCCGAATCGCAAGGCCGATTCGGTTACTGCAGGAGGGCGTGCAGCAGATCGGGAGTGGCCGCTTGGAGCAGCGATTGGAGTTGAAGACCGGCGATGAAATCGAAGGACTTGCCCAGGCCTTCAATCAGATGGCGCACAATCTCCAACGTTCGTTCGGGCAGCTGGAGCAGCGAATGACCGAAGTCCGACAGTTGGAGGAGAAATATCGCGATCTGATCGAACATGCGCCGGAGATGATCTGCCAACTGGATCGAGGCGGTCGGCTGGTTCACATCAATAAAACCGGGCTCGATAAACTGGGGTATACGCACGACGAAATGATGGGCATGAAGCTATGGGAGTTAGTTCCCAGCGGACGGGAATCGCAGGTGTTGCATTATCTCGAGCGGCTCGTCTCGCAGGGGCAAAGTTCAATGGAGACGGTCTTGTTGGCCAAGGATAGTCGGCCGATCGATGTGGAAATTCATGCGACCGCGCTCTTCGATCAAGCGCGAGGCGGGCTGGTCCACTCCCGTGCCTTCGTGCGGGATGTCACCGAACGGCGCCGGTTGGAACAGGAGCTGCAGCGGTACACGGTCGGGTTGGAACAGGCGGTTTCCGAGCGTACACGGCAGCTGACGGTATCCCAGGCACGGTACAAGGCTCTATTCGATTTCGTGGCTGATTCAGTGTTTATGGTGAGTGCCACGGGGGCGGTTGTCGCCGTGAATGAGCGGGAAGCGCAAGTGCTGGGCTATGGCGAATCGGAGATCATCGGGAAACACATTCTCGACATCGTGCCGGATGCCTATCATCAGGCTTTCAATGACTGGTTGTGCGATGTGAGCACGGAGCAGCGGCAAGTCGCTACCCAGGAAATCACTGTGTACCACGCCGATCGGCATGAGATTCCGGTGGAAATGGACTTGATTCGGGTAGGTGGGACCGAACAAGGGCTCGTGATGGTGCAGCTCCGAGATATTACCGATCGAAAAAAGCTCGAGCGCCAACTCCAATCATACCGCGAAGACCTCGAACTGAAAGTCAGAGAGCGCACCAGAGAAATCGAAGACACAAAGCAGTATTTGGAGAATCTGCTTGAGAATGCCAATGACGTCATCTATACGCTCGATCTGGATCAGCAGTTCACCTATGTTAATAGCAAGGTCAATGCCTGGGGGTATCGCAAAGATGATCTGATCGGCCGTCCGTATCTCTCCCTCCTGTCGCGGCGTCATCGGGGGCGTCGCCTCAAGAATACGTTGGATATCGGTGCCAAGCAGGTGTACGAGGTCGAGGTCGTCACTCGGCTGGGCGAGGCGCGTGCCGTCATGGTCAGCGTCTCCCCTCTGCAAGGGGCCGACGGCGAGATCCTAGGAGTGCTCGGCATCGCGCGCGATATGACGGAGACCAAAAAGCTGGAGCGACAGATTCGGAATGCGGAAAAACTGGCCTCTATCGGGAAACTCGCGGCGGGTGTGGCCCATGAAATCAACAATCCTCTCGGCGGAATCCTCAACTGTCTCTACAACCTCCGAAAAGGCACTCCGTCGCCGGCACGCCAAGAAGAATACTGGGCTTCTATGGAACATGGTGTCCGGCGTGTGCAGAAGATCGTTCGCCAGTTGCTCGATTTCTCACAGCAGCACGAACCCGAATACAGCCCTGCCGATATCAATCGCATTGTAGAGCAGGTGCTGGCGCTGACCACCCATCTCTTTGCTCCCAACCAGATTCGATTGGAAACCTTCCCAGGTCATGGCTTGCCCAATGTGATGGTCGATCGGCATATGATTGAACAGGTCTTGATGAATTTGATCTTGAACGCGGTGCAAGCGATGAAAAATGGAGGAGTTCTGACGATTCGGACATCCGTGGCCGAGGGGGTTTGCCGTGTGGACGTGCAGGACACAGGATCGGGGATTCCCGCGTCAGTCCTCCCACGTGTCTTCGATCCCTTCTTTACGACGAAAGGTGAGGGGGAAGGGACGGGACTTGGCCTCTCGGTCAATCTTGGCATCGTGGAGCGCCATGGTGGAAAAATCTTGGTTGAGAGCGAGGTCGGGAAAGGCACGACATTCACGCTGTGCCTGCCCGTGTCGCGAGAGCGTTCCTTGGCGGAGAAGGAGGCATGA
- a CDS encoding molecular chaperone TorD family protein, protein MTSQQPMQEVSASATATLSTPSTIKDSPAVERALNRSKIYLLISWSLLYPEDEEFLDYLRCGEFVDDGRTALDALEAAIGPESSERAKGKLGLLKKQLARVESLIASECVNWQLSDLQSEHRRVFSNVITLDCPPYETLFGNDHVFAQSHVMGDISGFYKAFGVELSKDIHERLDHLSVEFEFMHFLAYKESYSRCHDVIEKTQIVVDAQKKFVKNHIGRWVPLFCRMLTKKADSGLFKLVADMTADWMDFETAFLGVTPQPYTETDYRPATFSSPEGQTYECGAQDQGNELTMLLNEVGAQSFMDVKEKDKGNEEEGPSGTA, encoded by the coding sequence ATGACTAGTCAACAGCCGATGCAAGAGGTATCTGCATCTGCAACCGCCACACTGTCGACCCCCTCCACCATCAAGGATTCCCCAGCTGTCGAACGTGCGCTGAACCGCAGTAAAATCTATCTGCTGATCTCCTGGAGTCTCCTGTATCCGGAGGATGAGGAGTTTCTCGATTATCTCAGGTGCGGGGAGTTTGTGGATGATGGTCGGACCGCCCTCGATGCTTTAGAGGCTGCCATTGGCCCCGAGAGCAGCGAACGAGCCAAGGGAAAGTTGGGCTTGCTCAAGAAGCAGTTGGCGCGGGTGGAGAGCCTGATCGCTTCCGAGTGTGTCAATTGGCAGCTGAGCGATCTGCAGTCCGAGCATCGCCGAGTGTTCAGCAATGTCATTACCCTCGATTGCCCTCCCTACGAAACCCTCTTCGGAAATGACCACGTGTTTGCTCAATCCCATGTGATGGGGGATATTTCAGGGTTTTACAAGGCTTTCGGAGTCGAATTGTCCAAGGATATTCATGAGCGACTGGACCACCTCAGCGTTGAATTCGAGTTCATGCACTTCCTTGCCTACAAAGAGTCCTATTCGCGCTGCCACGATGTGATCGAGAAGACACAGATTGTGGTCGATGCGCAGAAGAAATTTGTCAAGAATCATATCGGCCGATGGGTCCCGCTGTTCTGTCGCATGCTGACGAAGAAAGCGGACTCCGGTCTCTTCAAATTGGTGGCCGATATGACCGCCGATTGGATGGATTTTGAGACGGCGTTTTTAGGCGTCACCCCTCAGCCGTATACGGAAACCGATTATCGTCCGGCGACGTTCAGCTCTCCTGAAGGCCAGACGTATGAATGTGGCGCACAGGATCAGGGGAACGAATTGACTATGTTGCTGAACGAAGTCGGAGCGCAATCGTTCATGGACGTGAAAGAAAAAGACAAGGGTAACGAAGAAGAGGGACCTTCGGGTACCGCCTAA
- a CDS encoding SIMPL domain-containing protein (The SIMPL domain is named for its presence in mouse protein SIMPL (signalling molecule that associates with mouse pelle-like kinase). Bacterial member BP26, from Brucella, was shown to assemble into a channel-like structure, while YggE from E. coli has been associated with resistance to oxidative stress.), with the protein MVVIGLLVLLGFPVVVQAYDEPKPEIPSLTVSETGILALAPDTAFVTFGLETPGKSLAEAQRRNAAVMSKVMDQFRDLQIEKERIQTSSFTVTPQYRPPSTRPAPAPPATPEIVGYIVSNMVTVEIRALDKAGTIIEEVLKAGANSFQGLHWGLRDEQPVRLSALKQAAVKAREKAAVLSETLHVKLVRVLSVSEGGHVVRPAAHVARMALETHAGYVPISAGELKVEASVTLVYEIAPN; encoded by the coding sequence ATGGTCGTTATTGGGCTACTGGTCCTGCTTGGATTTCCGGTTGTGGTGCAGGCCTATGATGAACCGAAGCCGGAGATACCGTCCTTGACGGTCAGTGAAACCGGGATACTGGCACTTGCTCCGGATACGGCGTTCGTCACCTTCGGCCTGGAGACTCCAGGTAAATCGCTTGCTGAGGCCCAACGTCGGAATGCCGCCGTCATGAGCAAAGTCATGGACCAGTTTCGGGATTTGCAGATCGAGAAGGAGCGGATTCAAACCTCGTCATTTACGGTGACACCACAGTATCGACCGCCGTCCACCCGTCCCGCCCCAGCGCCGCCTGCTACTCCAGAAATCGTCGGCTACATCGTCAGCAACATGGTGACAGTGGAAATCCGAGCCCTCGACAAAGCCGGTACGATCATCGAGGAAGTCTTGAAGGCCGGCGCAAACAGCTTTCAGGGGTTACATTGGGGATTGCGCGACGAACAACCGGTACGGCTCAGCGCATTGAAACAGGCGGCCGTCAAGGCGCGTGAAAAAGCAGCAGTCCTGAGCGAGACGTTACACGTGAAACTCGTACGGGTTTTGTCGGTGAGCGAGGGTGGCCATGTCGTCCGGCCTGCGGCTCACGTGGCACGCATGGCTCTGGAAACTCACGCAGGTTATGTGCCGATCTCGGCAGGCGAGCTGAAGGTCGAGGCGTCGGTGACGCTGGTCTACGAAATCGCTCCGAATTGA
- a CDS encoding WD40 repeat domain-containing protein gives MTSSLVNASSETAAAPVPAVDFVEYWTTDCREVKTFRGHSHGVWAVAFSPDGSTLASGGAERLVRMWDIETGRLLRSLRGHTHDIRAIVFTPDGQLLATGSEDRTIRLWNGKTGEPMKLLFTRYDHNVCSLSLSPDGLMLARGSHNKDIKIWEVTTGTELMTLLGKDEYDHHWSVCVAFSPDGIHLASGTDIGKIKVWEVLPSGEEKILHNAHWRRDELDSTETRGYFVEDDGGFQKPMDYWIGAMIFTPDAKLLITGSRDTTIKLFEMPNVVEKKTLTGHKGWVRNLAVSPDGKVLVSASDDQTIKFWDLATGRNFRTVKGHSGGVRGLAFSPDGKRLASGSWDRTVKLWEGGPAAVE, from the coding sequence ATGACCTCTTCGCTGGTGAATGCTTCCTCTGAAACGGCGGCCGCACCTGTGCCTGCCGTCGATTTCGTAGAATACTGGACGACCGATTGCCGGGAAGTGAAAACGTTCCGCGGCCATTCGCATGGAGTCTGGGCAGTCGCCTTTTCACCCGATGGATCGACACTCGCCAGCGGCGGCGCCGAACGCCTCGTGCGTATGTGGGATATCGAAACCGGCCGGCTACTGCGCTCCCTTCGGGGCCACACCCACGACATTCGTGCCATCGTCTTCACGCCGGACGGGCAGCTCCTCGCCACCGGGAGTGAGGACCGCACCATCCGGTTATGGAATGGTAAGACCGGCGAGCCGATGAAGCTGCTGTTCACACGTTACGATCATAATGTCTGCAGCCTCTCGCTCTCGCCGGACGGCCTCATGCTCGCGCGCGGGAGCCATAACAAAGACATCAAGATTTGGGAAGTGACCACCGGCACCGAGCTGATGACATTGCTCGGAAAGGATGAGTACGACCACCACTGGTCGGTCTGCGTGGCGTTTTCACCGGACGGCATTCATCTCGCCAGCGGAACCGACATCGGGAAAATCAAGGTGTGGGAAGTGCTCCCGAGCGGCGAGGAAAAGATTCTCCACAACGCCCATTGGCGGCGAGACGAGTTAGATTCCACCGAGACTCGCGGTTACTTTGTCGAGGATGACGGCGGATTCCAAAAACCGATGGACTACTGGATCGGTGCCATGATCTTTACTCCGGACGCAAAACTGTTGATCACGGGCAGCCGAGACACCACCATCAAGCTGTTCGAGATGCCGAACGTGGTCGAGAAAAAAACCCTCACCGGCCACAAGGGTTGGGTTCGGAATCTTGCGGTGTCGCCGGACGGAAAGGTCTTGGTGAGCGCCAGCGACGATCAGACGATTAAGTTTTGGGATTTGGCCACCGGCCGGAATTTCCGCACCGTGAAAGGCCACAGTGGTGGAGTCCGGGGTCTGGCTTTTTCCCCCGACGGCAAACGCCTCGCCAGCGGCTCATGGGACCGCACGGTCAAGCTGTGGGAAGGGGGACCGGCGGCGGTGGAATAA
- a CDS encoding PilZ domain-containing protein: MDLRRQQRFTVCLHSILSGPRREEWVGTVMNLSKGGCLIEVDGQVYSGMQVSLRLDVPGGTTPILVARAAVRWSRGRGVGLGFITVDQPHQERLDQLLERLKQELQ, translated from the coding sequence ATGGATCTCCGTCGCCAGCAGCGGTTTACGGTCTGTCTTCATAGTATTCTTTCAGGCCCTCGTCGAGAAGAATGGGTCGGCACAGTGATGAACCTTTCAAAAGGTGGCTGCCTCATTGAGGTGGACGGGCAGGTTTATTCGGGTATGCAGGTCTCACTCCGACTCGACGTTCCCGGAGGGACGACGCCGATCCTTGTCGCGCGAGCAGCGGTGCGCTGGAGCCGAGGACGGGGGGTCGGCTTAGGCTTCATCACCGTGGATCAACCTCATCAAGAGCGATTGGATCAGCTTCTTGAACGGCTAAAACAGGAGCTTCAATGA
- a CDS encoding thioredoxin family protein, giving the protein MAQETFHSSRRALDAITDNAASSPLQLLGRTTIVAIPSVMLPLGTVAPPFSLHDVVKGQVYSLDSFAEKTALLIMFICRHCPYVVHIEQEIAKIGRDYLETGLGILAISSNDAVGYPDDAPPKLKEMAQRLDLTFPFCHDETQEVAKAYQAACTPDFYLFNYDRRLVYRGQPDDSRPGNNRPVTGRDLRNAIEAVLAGKPVDGAQRASIGCSIKWKHGNAPSYA; this is encoded by the coding sequence ATGGCGCAAGAAACCTTCCATTCCAGTCGCCGGGCACTTGACGCTATTACAGACAATGCGGCATCTTCTCCCCTACAACTGTTGGGAAGGACGACCATCGTGGCAATACCATCCGTTATGCTCCCCTTGGGAACAGTTGCACCGCCGTTTTCCCTACACGATGTGGTGAAGGGGCAGGTCTATTCGCTCGACTCATTTGCCGAGAAAACCGCGCTCCTGATCATGTTTATCTGCAGACATTGTCCGTACGTGGTGCATATCGAGCAGGAAATCGCAAAGATTGGGCGAGACTATCTGGAGACAGGCTTGGGCATTCTGGCCATCAGCAGCAACGACGCGGTCGGATATCCCGACGATGCGCCGCCAAAACTCAAAGAAATGGCCCAACGTTTGGACCTTACATTTCCATTCTGCCACGACGAGACCCAAGAAGTCGCAAAAGCCTATCAAGCCGCCTGCACGCCGGACTTCTATCTCTTCAATTATGACCGGAGGTTGGTATATCGCGGCCAACCCGACGACAGCCGTCCTGGAAACAACCGACCTGTCACAGGGCGCGACTTACGAAACGCGATCGAGGCAGTTCTGGCAGGCAAACCGGTCGATGGCGCGCAACGGGCCAGTATCGGCTGCAGCATCAAATGGAAGCACGGCAACGCGCCCTCGTATGCCTGA
- a CDS encoding 4Fe-4S dicluster domain-containing protein produces MATNPAYGRRDFLKDSVFSTVRAAHELVKQSDGLPAEPVPSPVRIDWLRPPGAVSEQLFLERCTKCNDCVTACPPGAIVTQPQDGTPVLFADQSPCLLCEDFPCIAACRADALLPVEGINHVHMGIAAVSHRLCTAGQGCHACVSKCPTDALVMDFQSLHLAVVQEACVGCGMCEMVCKTVNDHVAIRVVPSRHLARADS; encoded by the coding sequence GTGGCAACCAATCCTGCATACGGCCGGCGAGACTTCTTGAAGGATTCGGTCTTTTCGACTGTCAGAGCTGCGCACGAACTTGTCAAACAGTCCGATGGTCTCCCTGCGGAGCCGGTCCCATCGCCGGTTCGTATTGATTGGTTGCGCCCCCCCGGCGCCGTGTCAGAACAACTTTTTCTGGAGCGCTGTACGAAGTGCAATGATTGTGTCACGGCCTGTCCCCCCGGCGCGATCGTTACCCAACCCCAAGACGGTACCCCGGTGCTGTTCGCCGATCAATCACCCTGCCTTCTGTGCGAGGACTTTCCCTGCATCGCAGCCTGTCGAGCAGACGCGCTCTTGCCGGTCGAGGGAATCAACCACGTTCACATGGGAATCGCTGCGGTGTCACATCGGCTCTGCACGGCCGGTCAGGGATGCCACGCGTGCGTGTCGAAGTGTCCGACAGACGCCCTGGTAATGGATTTTCAATCGTTGCATCTGGCCGTGGTACAGGAGGCCTGTGTCGGGTGCGGAATGTGTGAGATGGTCTGCAAGACCGTCAACGACCATGTCGCAATCCGCGTGGTGCCATCAAGGCATCTGGCAAGGGCTGATTCATAA
- a CDS encoding sigma-54-dependent Fis family transcriptional regulator has translation MKGLSILLVDDEPLMRLSMTDALEAVGCEVRAASSGSEGIEAIREKTFDLVITDLRLPGADGLTVLKAAKDKEPRTEVLVITAHGSVETAVGAMKLGAFDYITKPFQMDELLLIVERVSGVIALRRENQDLKHQLEDKFCFNGILGANSQMRAVLDKIKLVAETDSTVLIVGESGTGKELVANALHQNSSRNGYPLIKVSCAALPETLLEAELFGHEKGAFTGALRQRRGRFEMANRGTLFLDEIGEISTVVQVKLLRVLQERTFERVGSNEPIETDVRLVCATQKDLRKEVALGRFREDLFYRLNVVPIVVPPLRQRQEDIMVIAEHVLETCAQRLNKQLRGFSQQARELLLRYSYPGNVRELENMVERAVALGRDRTTVQPADLCGFQSCPYLGGVPQESCGFCSEGLTGGKKKKGTALTSLAAAREGFEKEYIVSVLERVEGSRTTASRILGLSRKALWEKCKRYGIPSAHSDGEEDS, from the coding sequence ATGAAAGGCTTGAGCATTTTGCTGGTCGACGATGAGCCCTTGATGCGCCTCTCGATGACCGATGCATTGGAGGCCGTAGGCTGTGAGGTTCGAGCGGCGTCTTCCGGCTCGGAAGGGATCGAAGCGATTCGGGAGAAGACTTTTGATTTGGTCATCACTGATCTCCGGTTGCCGGGTGCCGATGGATTGACGGTGCTCAAAGCGGCCAAAGACAAAGAGCCCCGGACCGAGGTATTGGTGATCACCGCGCATGGATCCGTGGAAACAGCCGTCGGAGCCATGAAACTAGGCGCGTTTGATTACATTACGAAGCCGTTTCAGATGGACGAATTGCTGCTGATCGTCGAACGAGTCAGCGGCGTGATTGCGTTGCGTCGGGAAAATCAGGACCTCAAGCACCAACTCGAGGACAAGTTTTGTTTCAATGGTATTTTAGGGGCGAACAGTCAGATGCGCGCGGTATTGGACAAGATCAAGCTGGTGGCTGAGACCGACTCGACCGTCCTGATCGTCGGGGAAAGCGGAACGGGCAAGGAACTCGTCGCCAACGCGCTGCACCAAAACAGCTCGCGGAACGGATACCCGCTGATCAAAGTCAGCTGTGCCGCGTTGCCTGAAACGCTGCTGGAAGCGGAACTGTTCGGCCACGAAAAAGGCGCGTTTACGGGTGCGCTGCGTCAGCGCCGGGGACGGTTCGAAATGGCCAACCGGGGCACCCTTTTTCTCGATGAAATCGGGGAAATTTCGACGGTGGTGCAAGTGAAACTCTTGCGCGTCCTGCAGGAGCGCACCTTTGAACGCGTCGGGAGCAATGAGCCGATCGAAACGGATGTGCGGCTCGTGTGTGCCACACAAAAAGACCTGCGCAAAGAAGTGGCTCTTGGGCGATTTCGTGAGGACCTCTTCTACCGACTCAATGTCGTCCCGATCGTCGTTCCTCCGCTCCGGCAACGGCAGGAAGACATTATGGTGATTGCCGAGCATGTTCTGGAAACGTGTGCGCAGAGGCTCAACAAACAGCTGCGTGGGTTTTCCCAGCAAGCTCGTGAATTGTTGCTTCGCTATTCGTACCCGGGAAATGTGCGGGAGTTGGAAAACATGGTCGAACGGGCCGTGGCGCTCGGACGCGACCGGACGACGGTCCAACCCGCAGATCTCTGCGGGTTTCAGTCCTGCCCGTACCTGGGGGGTGTTCCACAGGAATCCTGTGGATTCTGCAGCGAAGGGTTGACCGGGGGAAAAAAGAAAAAAGGTACGGCTCTGACCTCGCTCGCCGCGGCGCGAGAAGGCTTTGAAAAGGAATACATCGTCTCCGTGTTGGAGCGTGTCGAGGGGAGTCGTACGACCGCATCGAGAATCTTGGGATTGTCCCGAAAAGCCCTCTGGGAAAAGTGTAAACGCTATGGCATCCCCTCCGCTCATAGCGACGGCGAAGAGGATAGCTAA
- a CDS encoding aldo/keto reductase — protein MKYKHLGRSGVKVSRLCLGTMNFGPQTAEADSYALMDRALELGINFFDTANVYGWKLGEGWTEQIIGRWFAQGGGRRDKVVLATKVYGRMGEWPNQSRLSAVHIKRACEDSLRRLKTDWIDVYQMHHVDRDTPWEEIWQAMEQLVREGKVVYVGSSNFAGWHLAQAQESACGRNFLGLVSEQSLYNLTQRTIELEVIPACEAYGIGLIPWSPLGRGLLAGVPESADTGRRSEADVKEEAVKLRPKLEAYEALCARIGERPADVAIAWLLHQQAVTSPIIGPRTMDQLEGSMRALSLTLGSETLKQLDELFPGPGGPAPESYAW, from the coding sequence CTGAAATATAAGCATCTGGGTCGGTCAGGAGTGAAAGTCAGTCGGCTCTGTCTCGGCACGATGAATTTTGGACCGCAGACGGCCGAGGCGGACAGTTATGCCCTGATGGATCGGGCCTTGGAACTCGGCATCAACTTTTTCGATACGGCGAACGTGTATGGCTGGAAACTCGGCGAAGGGTGGACAGAGCAGATCATCGGCCGTTGGTTCGCACAAGGTGGAGGCCGTCGAGACAAGGTCGTGCTGGCCACTAAAGTGTATGGCCGTATGGGCGAATGGCCGAATCAGTCGCGCTTGTCGGCCGTCCACATCAAACGAGCGTGTGAGGACAGCCTTCGACGGTTGAAGACTGACTGGATCGATGTGTATCAGATGCATCATGTCGATCGGGACACACCGTGGGAGGAAATCTGGCAAGCGATGGAGCAGTTGGTGAGGGAAGGAAAAGTCGTGTATGTGGGCAGCAGCAACTTTGCCGGGTGGCACTTGGCCCAGGCCCAGGAATCCGCCTGTGGCCGCAACTTTCTGGGGTTGGTGTCGGAGCAGAGTCTGTATAACCTGACGCAGCGTACGATCGAATTGGAAGTCATCCCCGCTTGCGAGGCCTATGGTATCGGACTGATTCCGTGGAGTCCACTGGGACGCGGGCTCTTGGCTGGTGTTCCAGAATCCGCAGATACCGGGCGTCGATCGGAGGCGGACGTAAAAGAAGAGGCGGTCAAGTTGCGTCCGAAACTCGAAGCCTATGAGGCGCTGTGCGCTCGGATCGGTGAACGACCGGCGGATGTTGCGATAGCCTGGCTGTTACATCAACAAGCAGTGACGTCGCCGATTATTGGACCTCGGACGATGGACCAGCTGGAGGGATCTATGCGGGCATTGAGCCTTACTCTCGGCAGCGAGACTTTAAAACAGCTGGATGAGCTCTTTCCTGGTCCTGGTGGACCCGCGCCGGAATCCTACGCCTGGTAG